Genomic DNA from Paenibacillus sp. KS-LC4:
TGCTCGTCAAATGGCAATTGCAGTACGTCGCCAACTGCGAAGGATACACCGGCTTCGCCATAATCCCGCTGCGCCAGCTTCACTGACTGGTCGTCGATGTCGATGCCAACAACCTCGCTCGCCCCTGAACGCTTAAGCAGCGCAGCTCCATAGCCTGCCCCGCAAGCGGCATCCAGCACCCGCAGTCCGTCTACAAAATGGGAGGCCAAGGTATAACGGGCAAGATGCTCCTCGTACACATCCTTATATTGCTGTTTCACCTCGCGATTTATGACAAGCCTTTCCCCACTGAAAACAACATCATTTTGCTCGCGAATGCCCTGTTCATTTATCTCAGCTTCATCACTTGCATAACTCGCAGACGGCTCAATCGACTGCCTATCCCGTACAGCCCAGCTGTTTGGCGCTGTAATTGTCTTGGCACGGCGGCCGAAAGCAAGCAGCTCGCTTGCGGTCAGCCTTCCTTTCAACTCCTCATTAGTCAGTTTAATGACCTGCTCCAAACCCTCCACCACACGACGCTCCTGCTCAGCCAGCTCTTGGCCAGCCTGCACAAGCGCAATGGCCGTCCCAACGAATCCAGCCTGCCCATACAATTGACCTAGCTGCTCTGCGCCATATAGGCAGGCTGCCTGCTGCTGCGCGCCGTAATTATCAGGAGCCAAATAATGACGTATATAGCGGTAATAGTGGCGATTGGCAAACGATCCGATCAGCCAGCCGCCGGGCTTGAGAAGTGCCGCGAGTTGCTTTAGCTGCTCTAAATTTCCATATTGATGGGCATCCCCAATCATAATGCCATCCATGCTGCCTGCTTCAAGCCCCCAAGCCTCGAGCCGCTCCGTATCGTACACTGTAACGCCAATGGCGGCAGCCATTTGCGCGGCACCCGTGTTTTTCTCCACCCCGAACAGCTCAGCCCGCGGCAGCCGCTTCTTCAAGCGCAGCAGGGTTGCCCCGCAGCCGCAGCCAATTTCCAGCAGCCTCGCGGGCGCCGCTCCTTCATAAGGCTCAAGCCGGGGTTCAATCAGCGACACCATATCCGAACGAATGACGAGTGCCTCCGTCGGCTGAAAGCCCCATTTTTCCATAAAACGTCTGCGGTTGCTTTCATAGGCCGCTTGATACAAGGCAGGCTCCGCCTTGAAGCTTGCGCCTCCCCGATGATGAATGAACGTATCCTCGCAGAGCAGAAGCTTATAGCCGGCGAGCCGCAGCCGCAGCGAATAATCATCATCCTCAAAATTTCCAATACCAAAGCTTTCATCCAGCCCGCCAACTGCCTCATACGCCGAGCGGCGCAATAACAGACAGAAGCCTACCAGCTTGACACGCTCCTCCCATCTGTGCGGCCCATGTTCCCCCCTCCGCGCTTGGGCGAAAGCGTCCAGCTCCTCCAACGACGCATACTCCGCCGAAACCTCGCTCCAATAGGATGCCGAATTCGTAACCGGACCTACTGCACCGACTTTGCTATCGCTAAGCAGCGCCTCCTTCAATCCTTCGAGCCAGCCAGGCGTCACAACAGTGTCGTTGTTAAGCAGCAGCAAATGGCTTCCTATCGCTTGCTCCAGTCCCTGGTTGCAGCCCTTTGGAAAGCCTTCATTTTCCGCATTAGCGGTCACTCGCATATCAGGCTGCCCCAACGCCCATTGAACCGTTCCATCGTCGGAGCCATTATCAATTAACAGTAATTCGTAGCTTCCAGCTTCCGTATGCTTGCGTATGCTGTCCACGCATTGTTTTGTATAATCCAACTGGTTGCGGGTAACCAAAATAATGCTCGTTATTTCCTTCATCTGCCCCTCCACGGCTCCCTCTCCTTCATATACGCAATAGCCCCTTTGCTCATTCCTTCAGCATATGTCCGCAGCAGGCAATCAGTATAGGCGAAAAGGGGCTTCTGCCGATTTCAGCGCATGCTTCCAGACGCATCGGTCATACTAATGCAGGGATAGACCCACAAAGGAGGTGCGGCACAATGGAAAACAATACCCATAAAGGCAACTACAAAGGCACGACCAAAACACATGCAAAAAATCAGGATATGGCTTTCGTAAACGACAATATCAAAGACACAAAATCCGTATCCAACTTCTCAGACAATAAGCAAAAAACGGATTAACGCTCTTCGCATCCAGTAAAAAGGAAAACGGAAGAGCGGTCAGACGCTTCCTCGTCTGCCCATAAGCTCTTCCGTTTTTTGGACTGTTCATATACATCATTCGCCTTGGCGCAGCTTAGCTGCAGGTTAATTGCGAATCGGCGCCTCCTTCAAATCCGCTCGCGTTTGCAGGTAACGGAAAAATGCTGTTGCCGCCTCTGCTCGCGTCACTTTACGCTCCGGGAGGAAGCTCCCGTCCGACAGCGACATAATATTCAGGCCGACAACGATTGCCGCCTGGCCTTTTTTCTCTGTTTTGTCCGCATCTTTAAAATTAAGATTAAACAGTTGGTCATATTCCGCCAGCGTATTGTAGCCCAACGCCCGCACGATCAGCTCGGCCATTTCCTCACGGTCTACCTCGCCCGCCGGATTAAAGGTGCCGTCGCCAATATCAATCAGGTTTTGCTCAAGCGCGCTTTGGACATATACATAATAGCCTGATCCCGCTGCCACATCATTAAAAGCCGCGCTTGCTGATTCAGCATTCGCCATCACCTTCGGACCACGCCCGCTGTTCATGGCAAGCACAAGCATTTTAATCAATTCGCCGCGGGTCACAACCGCATTCGGACGAACCTTGCCATCCTTCACATCCAGCGCTTTGTAAGCAACCATCAGCTCCAGCTGACGCTGCGCCCAGTGACCCTTCACATCCAGCGCCTTAGGCTTCTCCAGCGCCGTAGCCTCTCCACTTTCGCGATTCCGCCATTGCCCGCTTTGGGCATCCAGAAATACGGATTCATCAATAGCAGCGGGCACAAGACGGTAAACAAGCTTCACTTCTGCCTTGCTCTCCACCTGCTCGGAATCTAGTTCGCCAGCAGCGAGCATCAGGTTATATTTGTCGATAGGAATAGGCTGGCCTTGCAGGGAATATTCCCGCTCTACATAATACGTCAGTTCTGTTCGATAGTAGGTGAGCCACTTTTCAATCGCTTCCGTTTTCTCGATGACCTTTGGCGCTTGCGCCGGGTATTCGAAGGAAGCAAGCTCGGCATCATACATCGTCACTTCATTCGTCCGGGCATCCACATTGACGTTGACCCGATCATAGGACACCGTCGCTCCTTGAATTTTTCGAACAAAAGAAATGTAGTAGGAAGTAATCGTTCCGGCAGGCGCCTCGCTGTACTTCGATGGGTCAGGCTTTTCAACGTACAGCTGCGCTGCCGCCCATGGAAGCTGCTTTTTAACCATATCTATTGCGATTTTCTCCGCCTGCTCGTAGGACAGGGAAGGCTTAACCGACGTGTCCCCGCCATCATAAGCATAGGCATAATAGCTGCGAATAATCCCCGTCTTGCTATCCACGGTTGCCGATACAGAGCCCGTCTCTCTGGCACCGCTTTTCGTCGTCCAGTTGAGGTTCCAATACGATTGGTTACGGCCTGTTGTATCGTCGCTGTACTCATTGTAGCTTGTATTAGACAGCATAGCGCCTGCTGGCAGCTTGAAGGTCGACTCTACGAGTGCAACCGCCTGTTTATCGGTCAAATCGCCCGCTTTAGGCGCTTCCCCGAGTGCTACTGGGGCGATTGGCGTTGCAGATACACTGCTTGTTTGATTATACAGCTTCTTAATAAGCGAGCCGTCTAGTGCATTTATCGCCAAGCCGCCCATCTCGTAGCTAAGCAGAGGGGTGTGCTGGCCTTCTGGACTATAAGGCACAATATATTGAAGCTCTGGCTGGGCAAGCTCGCGAAGCTTTGCATTTGCCTGAGCTAGCGTAATACGCGAGTCTGCTGTTGGAAATTGCAGCGTATCATCCCATTGCAATTTATAGTTGGTAATATGCCCTTCACTGTCCACATCGACTTCAATGTAGTTGTCTACATAAAGAATGTCGTTAACGATTCGGTCATAACGAATTTTATGAACAACCTCGCCTGTCAGCGGAGGAAGCACCTGCGCCCCGTATTCCGGATTGTAGCGCACCTGGCCTGCGTAATTTGCTGCAATTTGCTTCATGAAGGAAGCCGCAATATCCTGGGCAGCCAAACGCTCTACCTTAAGAGGATACGTGGGCTTGGAGTTAGGATTGTCTATATAGGATTGAAAAGACAGCAACTGGCCGCCGTCAGCATCTATTTGAACATAAATGCTGCCCTTATGCTTGCCATTTACTTTCTTGACGAAATCAAGACCCCAAATATTACGTTTGCCCTGTGCCAGCACGCTAACCGCCAAAGATGCGCCTTGCAGCGTGTATTCCTTCGGAATGCTCACAAGCTCGCGCGCCAGCTTCTCTGCCTTATCCTTCGAAACCGATACATTCACTGTAGAATCCATCGAACCCTCCCCGGAAATACGGTCTGCCAGAGTATTCTGGCGATCAATCGTCACCTTCGTCCCATTTGCAAAAGCGGCAGTAGGCACACTGCTTGTAATCGCAATCAGCGCAACAAATGCAATCAACCTTTGTTTGCTTCCCATCTCCTGCTTCCCCCTCCAATACATTCCTGAATATCCTATAGACGCCCGAGCTTTGAGGGAAGTTGCGTCTTTTTGAAGAATAATTAACCTAGTGTAAACGGAGTTGTCGTCCGTTAGTTTCTTTATCCAAAAAAAGAAGCCGCACACCGATAATCATCGGCAATGCAGCTTCCCTTCATTTCATCCATGTAAGGCCAAAAGGTCTTACAGTTGGTTGTTGATTTTTGTTTTCAAAGCATCTTTGCTTTGCAGACCTACCATTTTGTCAACGGGCTGTCCGTCTTTGAACAAAATAAGCGTTGGAATGCTCATTACGCCGAATTGCGAAGCCAGTTCAGGCTCTTCATCGACATTGATTTTAGCAATTGTAGCTTGGCCTGCAAGCTCAGTTGCCAATTCTTCCACGATTGGAAGCTGCATTTTGCAAGGTCCGCACCAAGGTGCCCAGAAATCTACCAGAGATACGCCGCTCTCTACGTTAGATGAAAAGTTGTCTTTCGTTAATGCTACTGCCATTTCAATCATCCTCTCCAGCTGTGTTGTATGATAAGGGAATACCCCTCACACCGTCTTATTAATCAGTTGCCTATTCACATGCATGAATCTGGCCTAGCACATCCTGAATGGTCGTGTGACTGAAATGCGCTTCTAGCTGCTTCTCCGCCTCACAAAAAATCCGGAACATCACTTGGTTCATATTGGAGCCTACGACGCACTCCATGCCCGGATCTCCCGAGCACCAGCTTGGAATAAGCGAACCTTGCGCCATCACTCGGTAAACGTCAGCTAGCGTCACTACACTCGGATCAATCGTCAGCCGATAGCCGCCGCCCGATCCTTCGCGTGTATCCACATAGCCGCTGCGGCGCAAGCCGCTCATCACCTTGCGAACGCGGGCCGAATGAGTCCCAACGTTGACGGCAATCATCTCGCTGCTTGCCATGTTTTCCGGCAAATGAGCTAAATATACAAGACTGTGTACGGCAATTGTAAATTCGCTGTTCAATGTGAACGGCCTCCCTGTTTAGTACTGTAATTTTATCAATTACAGTTCAAACTGTCAATAGTCCGTTCCGCTAAAATTCATCATTAGGATGCGATGACACTCGGTCTATTATGCATGGGCCATCTGTGGCCGCTTTAAAAATTAAAATTCATTGGATTGGAGCCATAACGGCGGCCCTCGTTCAACCCATCAATGGCTGCAACTTCCGCTTCTGTCAGCTCAAAATCAAACACGTCGCCATTTTCGATAATGCGCTCTTTGCGAATAGATTTCGGAATCGTAATGACACCTTTTTGGAGATCCCAGCGAATGACAACCTGCGCCGGGCTTTTGCCGTATTTGCCTGCAAGCTCCTGAAGCAGCGGTACATCTAAATTCCCTTGCATGAGCGGGCTCCAAGCCTCAAGCTGGATGCTTTGCTCGCGGCAGAAGCTTTGCAGCTCCGGCTGTGTCAGCAGCGGATGGAATTCCACCTGATTGACCATTGGCTTAATCTCGCACCCTGGCAATAGCTCATCGAAATGCGGCAGCAGGAAATTGCTTACGCCAATGGCACGCACGTAGCCATCCTTATAAAGCTTTTCAAGCGCACGGTACGTTTCCGTAAATTTGCCGGCTACTGGCCAATGAACTAAATATAAATCTATTACATCCAGGCCTAGACGCTTGCGGCTTGCTTCAAAAGCTTGCAGCGTCGTCTCATAGCCTTGATCCCGGTTCCATACCTTTGTCGTAATGAACAGCTCGTCCCTCGCAATACCGCTATCGGCAATAGCACGCCCCACACCGGCTTCATTGTTGTAAGCGCTTGCCGTATCAATGCTGCGGTAACCTGCCTCTATGGCATAACGCACGGCGTTCTCAACCTCATCGCCTTCTTTCGACAAGTATACGCCAAGCCCCAGCCGCGGCATTTGCACCCCGTTTTGCAGCGTCGTCACTTCCGTGCTAATTGATGCTTTAGTCATTTTGGTTCCTCCTGTTCTTTTTGAAAATATAAGAGAAAAGTGATGGACGATAGCAATAAAACTATTTTCCACAAAATAGTAACAACAAAACGTGGGTGGGTCAACCTCGTGCATTAGCCAAGAGTGAACTATATCATTAGAATTTTATAATAACTAAAATGCTTACTCTTCTGTAGAAACGATTTCGATTAGTCCTAAATCCAATAATATAATACAGACTAAACTTATAACTTTGTATTTTCTAGTTTTTACATAATTATTTTCTTGAAAATTAAATACCAATAAGTTAGTTTCAGAGAAATCATCTAAATTGTAATGGTTAATACCTAGCTCAGCTAAAGCATTTTCCATCTCCATCGTTGCTTTTTTTATTGATGCTGCAGTAATATTACTTTGATTCACCTTACACTCATTTAAATACTGCTTAAGCTCTTTTCCTGTCCTAAATGAAAGCTCAAATGAATTATCAATAAAATTTGAGGCAATAAAACTTTCCACAGAAGGGAAACTAAGAAGCAGTAAACCCTGACGATTAAAGCCATTATCTTCTCGGGAGCTACTTAATGATTCAATTAGCTTTTGTATAAGAAGAGTGTCCGTATTAGAATCCACATCTCTATCGAACACATAAAAAATTGCAGCACGATCCACAGGAAACTGATACTCTTCGATGAGCATTTCAAATATTGAATCCAAATAGGCATCTGAGTCTTCAATAAAAGAGATTGCGGATTCTTTAGAATTGACGACGAAAACAGACGACTGTATCCCTTCCTTCTCATTATATTTCCTGTACTTCAACATACGATCAAACTTCTCAAACTGAAAATCAAAAATTCGGGTGAAAATTTTATGCAGTATATAAAATTCATCACTCAAACCCTCTACAATTATCAGCACTTTCCCTATATTTTTATCCGCATTTATTTTAGTTGTTTTTGTCATCTTTATACTCTGGCACTCCTCCAAAGACATCGCCTGTGTACATCCTCTCAAGATTTTGAGCTACTCTTGGCTGCTCTGTAGAAAATCTCTTTAGTACACTTCCTTCTATCCCATTGAAATTAACAGCATATATTTGATCAGGTCGTAGTAACGAATTAGATAGTAAGTTTGTAGAGTGCGACACAATAAACAATTGCGATTTTTTTGATTGTTGCATGAAATATCTCACGAGTAACTCTTCTAAAAAATTATGGAATCCGCTTCCAAACTCATCCACAATTAGCATACCACCATTTTTCACCACATAAAAAAAAGAAGGTAAAAATCTTAGTAATTTTTGATTTCCTAAAGATTCCCACGGAAACGGAATAGGCTCGCCCACTCCTTCACGCTTAAAGAAAATATCTTTCTCATCAGGGGACTCTATTCTTGTCATTTTTCCTGAGCTTGCCTTAGAGTACTCGATCCTCTGATTGAAATTAAACTTCTCAAAAAAGTTATTAATTTCCTCTGCTCCCTGACTCTCAAGATAGTCTTCAATTTCCAAATCAATTTTCCCTGGAGAAAAAATAGTCCCTAAATACCCATCCATGTAAACTGAATTCATCAGAAAATCAAACCATTGTTTTAAAATAATTTGCTTTCTAAATTTTGTATTAAAATAAATCTCCCTCAGCAATAGGGTATTTTCATCAATATCATTGTATATCTTATTCTCCGTTATTTCGGATTCGGCATTATTCCCAATACGATTTAACACCATATCGTTATTAATAAATAATTTCTCAATTAGGCTTTTTTTCTTTCTTTCATATTCTATATAATATTTAACCATATCGCCTGAAAACTCAAATTCATATTCTACAAAAAAAGATTTCTCGGCAGAAAATAAACATGCTTGCATTCCTAAATTAATACTCTTTTCTGCGAATAATAAATCAAGTAATACTTTTAAAGCACGAATTACATTCGTTTTACCAGAAGCGTTTGCTCCTACTAAAAAAAAACCTTTCAAAACATCATTATATACATTGGATTCAGACAAAACTTTATATCCAGTCGCTCTCATATCCATCATTGTTTGATTTTTAAAAGAGAGAAAATTATTCATCGTTATTTTTCTTAACATCATCATCACTCCTTTCTCTATATTTTACTCCATAACGTAAAAAATATACATTAACTATTTTATGAAGCGTAATATTTTTACTATCTTTCGAGAGCTGGCTATCCTCTAATTTATAAGTTATATCTATCAATATGATAAAAGCCGTCCTAGCAGCAAAACGCTGGTAGCACGGCTTTATTTTTTAGCTATTAACCCTTATTCGCCCCGCCAAAGCTAAAGCCTTGGGACATAAAGCGTTGGCCGAACACATAAAGCGCGACCGCTGGAATCGTGTAAATGATCGAGAAGGCAGCCAGCTTGCCGTATTGCACAATGCCATTTTGCCCAAAATACTGGTAAATGGTAACGGCGGCAGGAAGCTTCTGCGGGCTTTGCAGCAAGATGAATGGAACGAGGAAGTTCCCCCAGCTGCCGGCAAAGGCGAAAATACCGACTGTGAAAATACCTGGCAGCATCAGTGGCGCAACGACTAGACGAAGCGTCGTCCAGATGGATGCGCCGTCCACCCAAGCAGCCTCCTCCAGCTCCAAAGGAACGGAATCCATGAAGTTTTTCATCATCCAGATGGAGTATGGCAGTGCAGATGCAGCCAAGAACAAAATGGTGAAAAACAACGAATCCTGAATTTGCATGTACAGGAAAAACTGATAAACCGGAACCATAACCGCCGTAATCGGCAAGCCTGTTGCGAACAGGATGACATACATGAACGGGCGTTTATACCGCAGCTGATAACGTGACAGCGGATAAGAGGCAAGCCCCGCCGCAGCAACGACAAGCAGCGCTTGTCCAAGAGCGAGCAGCAAGCCATTGCCGAAGGACCTCTGATTGTCAGAGCTCGCTAACGTAGACGTATAGTTGCTTAGCGTTACCTCTTCAGGTATTTTCAAAGTAAGGGTTGCCGCTCCGTCGAACGAGGCCAATACGAGCCACAGCATAGGAAGCAGGAACAATAAAGCGATAAAACTCAAAATAATATAAGGAAGCACCCGGCCGACCATAAACCGATTCATTCTGGGGCGCTTGCGTACGTTGCTGCTCATTCTCGCGTCCTCCTTTTTATAAACCTATATCCAAGCATAACGCAGGGCTTACAGCTTCACTTTTAGAAGCTTCATATACAACAGACTGGCAACAATACCGATCAACAGCAGAACAAGTGAAATAGCTGTGCCGTAGCCAAGCTGATAGTTGACAAAGGCCTGATGATACATATAAATGGGCAGCGTCTCCGTTGCATTTCCCGGACCGCCACCTGTCAACGCATAAATAAGCGTGAAGGAGCCTAATGTTTGAAGGGTTACGAGTACCATATTCGTTACAACAGAACCGCTGATCATTGGAATAGTAATGCGGATAAGTCTTTGCCAAGCCGAAGCGCCATCAATCATTGCCGCTTCCTCAACCTCTTTAGGCACATCGCCCAGTGCAGCCTGGAATACCATCATCGAGAAGGCCGTTCCATGCCATACGTTTGCAATAATAACGGATACCATCGGGAAGGTGTACAGCCAAGCAATAGGCTCAAAGCCGATGCTTTGAATGAATGCATTAGCCGTTCCCGTATCATTCAGAAAAGCAAACCATACAAATGCGCAGACCACTTCTGGCGCTACCCAGCCCGAAATGACGATAGAGCCAACAACGCTTCGGAATACGCGGTTTCTACCATTCATTAGAAACGCAATAAGGAAGCCCATAACTTGCTGGCCAATAACGGCCGAGAAAATGAGGAAAAGAATCGTGTTACCTACAGAAATGCGGAATGTTGCATCCTGAAACATATTCACGAAGTTTTGGAATCCGACAAACTGCGTATTCGCTGCTGCCGCTCCGGTCAAAGCCATATTCGTAAATGCGAAATAAAAAGTTAAAACTGCCGGCACGAAGAAAAAGAGTAAAAGCAGCAGCCAGCTAGGCGATAAGAATAGCGCCGCCCTCCACTGTTCACCGCCGTTCCCTTTCCTTTTCGCTTTGGGAAATCGCGAGTTTATCGCTTCCATCTGATATCCTCCTGACTGATTTTGAAAAAGACAAGCCGATTGTTGTTAAGCAACAATCGGCTTCCCAGCTGTGTGCTACTTCGTCGCTACTTTATCAGCGCCGACCGTTCTTTCTACGCTTTTTGCATATTCTTGCATAGCAGCGTCAGGAGCAAGTGAGCCCGATGCCACTTTTTCAACCATTTCTTGAATGGATGTCGATACTGCCGGGTAATTCGCATTAGTTGGACGAACGTGCGTGTACGTAATAAACTCAGCTGCTACGCCATACAGCGTACCAGGCTGGCCTGTGTATTCCGCATCAGCCGCAACGTCGGTGCGAGGCGTCAAAGCGCCGTCCAGCATGGCGAACTCTTTGTTGTGCTGTTCATTAGTAGCCATTTTAATAAATTCGAAGCCCAGCTCTTTTTCAGTCGATTTCGCGCCAACGCTAAGCGTCCAGCCGCCAGACATCGAAGTGAAGCCAGGAGCTTGACCTTTCTCTGTCGGCATTTTCACGAAGCCATAAACATCAAGCGCTTCCGGCCAAGGCTTGCTGCCGCTTGCCGCCCAGTTGCCTGTCAGCCAGTTGCCGTTCAGGACGATTGCTACCTTTTGATTCGGCATCAGATCTGTTTCCAATACTTGACCTGCTTGCGCAGTCAAAACTTGCGACATTTTTGGACCCATGCCCTCGGAGTAGATCGTGTGAATGAAGTTCAGCGAGCTCAGGATGCCTGGGCTTTGTGTAACCCATTTGCCATCCTCATAAAGCTCGTCATCCGTTCCGTAAAGCAGCATTTCGAACGTTTGCATAGTTGTTGCTTCTTGACCAGCTTTACCAGAGTTCATCCAGAAAGGAATAATATCTGGCAGCTTGGATTTAATAGTACGGGAAGCGCTCAGTACTTCATCCCAGCTTTTAGGCTCCCAAGGCACAGGCAATCCTGCTTTCTTGAACAGCTCTTTGTTGTAGTACAAGCCGCGAACGTCAGTAGAGAAAGGTACGCCATAAACCTTGCTGTCCGTTGCTGTTACAGCCGCTTTAATACCTTCGTTGAACTTGCCCCAATCTTCCCATGCATCCACAGCGAGCGGTTCTAGGTAACCAGCCTCACTGTCGGCATTAATCATGAAGGAATCTTCAGCAAGCACCTCAGGCGCCGTTTTGCCATCCATCATGAGCAGCGGAATTTTCGTTGCATATTGTGAGCCTTCAATCGGCTGCAGCTCAACCGTCACGCCAGGGTTCGCTTTCTCAAAATCCGCCTTTACGCTAGTCAGCCACTTGCCCCAGTTATCCGTTTCATTCCATTTGCCATAAGCAACTTTAACCGTCTTTGTTGCTCCAGCTGCGGAAGTTGCTTCTGCACCCTCCGTGCTATTTGTGCCATTTGTGCCTGCATTTCCCGAACATGCTGCTGTGAATACAGTTAAAGCTGCAACCGTACCTGCAAGAATTCTTTTTTTAGCTGCCATCTTGATCGCTCCCCTTATTGTCCGTTTGTTACGCTTATTATTTGTTCCTATAATGAACGAGCATTCATGCTCGATGGAACCTTAAAGCCGCAATACGTCAAAATCAATTCGCTAAACAAGGCATTAGCCCAAGAAAACCATTCCCGTGTATACTCGCTTGGATTATCTTTATGAAAGCCTTCATGCAGAAAATCAGTTCCCGCATCCGTGCTTTCCAGCACGCTCAGCAGCCGTTCAACCTCTGCCTCATCCTGTGAAGTCAGCGCTTGCATAGCCAGCGAAATGTGCCAGATATAGTTTTCCGGGGTATGAGGGCTGCCAATTCCTTGTGCCGCCGTCCCCTTGAAATAATAAGGATTTTCCTCGCTGAGTACAAATTGTCTTGTATTCATATAGATTGGATCATCCAGCTTGCAGCAGCCGAGATAAGGCAGGGACAGCAGGCTCGGCACATTCGCATCGTCCATTAGATTGTAACCGCCAAGACCGTCTGTTTCATAAGCG
This window encodes:
- a CDS encoding extracellular solute-binding protein: MAAKKRILAGTVAALTVFTAACSGNAGTNGTNSTEGAEATSAAGATKTVKVAYGKWNETDNWGKWLTSVKADFEKANPGVTVELQPIEGSQYATKIPLLMMDGKTAPEVLAEDSFMINADSEAGYLEPLAVDAWEDWGKFNEGIKAAVTATDSKVYGVPFSTDVRGLYYNKELFKKAGLPVPWEPKSWDEVLSASRTIKSKLPDIIPFWMNSGKAGQEATTMQTFEMLLYGTDDELYEDGKWVTQSPGILSSLNFIHTIYSEGMGPKMSQVLTAQAGQVLETDLMPNQKVAIVLNGNWLTGNWAASGSKPWPEALDVYGFVKMPTEKGQAPGFTSMSGGWTLSVGAKSTEKELGFEFIKMATNEQHNKEFAMLDGALTPRTDVAADAEYTGQPGTLYGVAAEFITYTHVRPTNANYPAVSTSIQEMVEKVASGSLAPDAAMQEYAKSVERTVGADKVATK